A genomic segment from Neodiprion lecontei isolate iyNeoLeco1 chromosome 1, iyNeoLeco1.1, whole genome shotgun sequence encodes:
- the LOC107224394 gene encoding troponin C: MEEADQKMAVMRKAFQMFDTSKSGFIETLKIATILNTMGQLFDDADLNALIEENDPEGSGKVNFDGFCNIAGRFLEEEDAEAMQQELKEAFRLYDREGNGYITTATLKEILAALDDKLTNRDLDGIIAEIDTDGSGTVDFDEFMEMMTGE; the protein is encoded by the exons ATG GAGGAAGCTGACCAGAAAATGGCTGTTATGCGCAAAGCGTTCCAGATGTTCGACACGAGTAAGAGCGGCTTCATTGAGACCCTAAAGATCGCCACGATCCTGAACACGATGGGTCAGCTGTTCGACGACGCGGACCTCAACGCCCTGATCGAGGAAAACGACCCAGAGGGTAGCGGAAAGGTGAACTTCGACGGTTTCTGCAACATCGCTGGGCGATTCCTTGAGGAGGAAGACGCCGAGGCCATGCAGCAAGAACTGAAGGAGGCCTTCCGTCTCTACGACAGGGAAGGAAACGGTTACATCACCACCGCTACCCTCAAAGAGATCCTCGCCGCTCTCGACGACAAGTTGACCAACCGTGACCTCGACGGTATCATTGCTGAAATTGATACCGACGGTTCCGGCACCGTTGACTTCGATG AATTCATGGAGATGATGACCGGTGAATAA
- the LOC107224372 gene encoding proliferating cell nuclear antigen encodes MFEARLVQSAILKKVLEAIKDLLTEATFDCSDSGIQLQAMDNAHVSLVSLNLRSDGFDKYRCDRNLSMGMNLGNMTKIMKCAGAEDTVTMKAQDNADVVAFMFESKNQEKVSDYEMKLMNLDQEHLGIPETDYSCIVKMPSQEFARICRDLSQFGESMAISCTKEGVKFSSAGDIGSANIKLAQTANVDAEEEAVVIEMQEPVSLTFACRYLNSFTKATPLSAQVQLSMSADVPLVVEYKIGELGHIRYYLAPKIEDEDN; translated from the exons ATGTTCGAGGCACGTTTGGTTCAGAGTGCGATATTGAAGAAGGTTTTGGAGGCGATAAAGGACCTCCTAACCGAAGCCACCTTCGACTGTTCCGATTCGGGAATTCAGTTGCAGGCTATGGACAATGCTCACGTTTCTTTGGTGTCTTTGAATCTGCGAAGCGATGGCTTCGACAAATATAGATGCGACAGAAATTTATCGATGGGCATGAATCTGGGCAA catgacaaaaattatgaaatgtGCTGGAGCAGAAGATACTGTTACGATGAAAGCTCAGGATAATGCTGATGTGGTTGCATTTATGTTTGAATCCAAAAATCAGGAAAAAGTTTCAGATTATGAAATGAAACTTATGAATCTAGATCAGGAACATCTTGGTATTCCA gaAACTGACTATTCTTGTATCGTTAAAATGCCTTCCCAAGAATTTGCACGTATATGCAGAGATCTGAGCCAGTTTGGTGAATCCATGGCTATTTCTTGTACCAAGGAAGGTGTGAAGTTTAGTTCAGCTGGTGATATTGGTTCAG cCAACATCAAATTAGCTCAAACTGCAAATGTGGACGCTGAAGAGGAAGCTGTGGTCATAGAAATGCAGGAGCCAGTATCATTAACGTTTGCTTGCCGGTATTTGAACAGTTTTACAAAAGCAACACCCCTTTCTGCTCAAGTTCAACTTTCAATGTCTGCCGATGTCCCGCTGGTTGTTGAATACAAAATTGGGGAACTTGGACACATCAGATATTATTTGGCACCTAAAATCGAAGACGAAGACAACTAA
- the LOC107224368 gene encoding zinc finger protein 37 homolog — protein sequence MSENMAVAASENYQLKWHSYGAHLHSSVATLLHSESFADVLLATSCGRHVAAHRFVLAACSSYLSHIFQTCHFGANTNAPIIVVLPTEIGYRTLKILIQYMYSGEATVTNDQLEGVLKAGDILRVRGLWRSNNGSKKENIQSNSQKVERDKKEAAPLAGQIQKIKLVQPMPEKIIENVQQPVITQSTVPTPKSSDGKLVEKNDENVKDPESTKVHEGKKNEDESKTNGNPEANAKKRKSVNSETESNRTRSEAGDNDELNLELLVKDEPIDWEETIDPSETLTIDHEMDIKPEIVHSADEEGEMEEEEYTPLTCDMCSQTFNRPSDWVRHIEFTHADMTENRRRKRKGDTDDDSKDFPPLKCDLCGNMYPTPQEWVRHIQTEHTEEQLALMNNSAPPKPKRVHSHQKLCNICQKVFPSHASMVIHQRTHTGEKPFLCSYCKKGFNVKSNLLRHLRTLHDKFVHPSLYGSNGNKNT from the exons ATGTCAG aaaacatGGCTGTTGCTGCGTCAGAGAATTATCAGTTGAAGTGGCACAGCTATGGAGCTCATCTTCACAGCTCCGTGGCAACGCTACTCCACTCCGAATCATTCGCCGACGTTTTGTTAGCAACTTCTTGTGGCAGGCATGTTGCGGCTCATCGTTTTGTTCTTGCAGCCTGTTCATCTTACCTAAGTCacatatttcaaacttgtcatttTGGCGCAAACACTAACGCACCTATTATTGTG GTGCTGCCCACTGAAATTGGGTATCGGACATTGAAGATCTTGATCCAGTACATGTACAGCGGTGAAGCGACGGTTACTAATGACCAGTTAGAAGGAGTTCTGAAAGCAGGTGATATACTTAGAGTTCGTGGATTATGGAGATCGAATAATGGTAGTAAGAAGGAGAATATTCAATCAAACAGTCAAAAAGTCGAACGTGATAAAAAGGAAGCAGCCCCTCTCGCTGGACAGATTCAGAAAATTAAATTGGTCCAACCGATGCctgagaaaattattgaaaatgttCAGCAGCCGGTAATAACTCAGAGTACCGTCCCCACCCCAAAATCATCCGATGGCAaacttgtggaaaaaaatgatgagaatGTAAAAGACCCCGAGAGTACTAAAGTCCACGAAGGAAAGAAGAATGAAGATGAAAGTAAAACGAACGGTAATCCTGAAGCCAATgccaaaaaaagaaaaagtgtcAATAGCGAAACTGAATCCAATAGGACAAGAAGCGAAGCTGGTGACAAT GACGAGTTGAATCTTGAACTTTTGGTCAAAGACGAGCCAATCGACTGGGAGGAGACCATTGATCCGTCTGAAACCTTGACAATTGATCATGAAATGGACATCAAACCA GAGATTGTACACAGTGCTGATGAAGAAGGAGAAATGGAAGAAGAGGAATATACGCCTCTGACTTGCGACATGTGTAGCCAAACATTTAACAGACCATCTGATTGGGTTCGACACATAGAATTTACCCATGCCGATATGACggaaaatagaagaagaaaacgaaag GGTGACACCGATGACGATAGTAAAGATTTTCCACCTCTAAAATGTGACCTATGTGGTAACATGTATCCTACTCCTCAAGAATGGGTGCGACACATACAAACAGAACATACCGAAGAACAACTCGCGCTCATGAATAATTCAGCGCCTCCAAAACCAAAAAGAGTTCACAGCCATCAAAAATTATGTAACATCTGCCAAAAAGTATTTCCCAGCCATGCATCAATGGTTATTCATCAGAGAACACACACTGGTGAAAAGCCGTTTCTATGTTCATACTGCAAGAAAGGTTTTAATGTTAAAAGTAATTTACTAAGACATCTGCGAACGCTTCATGATAAGTTTGTACACCCTAGCTTATATGGCAGTAATGGTAATAAGAATACTTAa
- the LOC107224387 gene encoding palmitoyltransferase app encodes MPHVTRKWELFPGRNIFCCDGRVMMAPQTSVFYVTVCLIAGTSGLFFAFDCPFLATNITPAIPVIGGLLFIFVMSTLFRTSFSDPGVIPRATPDEAAYIEKQIEVPNNDNSPTYRPPPRTKEVLVKGQPVKLKYCFTCKIFRPPRASHCSLCDNCVERFDHHCPWVGNCVGRRNYRYFYAFIVSLAFLCVFIFACAITHLIMLTRDNIAFLDAVKVSPGSVVVGVVCFFSVWSILGLAGFHTYLTTSNQTTNEDIKGSFTSKRGQESFNPYSQGNVCGNCFYVLCGPAPPSLIDRRGIVTPEYRAEQERGGDENVIVNNKTYGTVKTVQPQLNGIGVFTNPSNEVSGSINNLSTAQHSPSQGRRIESINGSTTNSVSQLVSNEIPLASLSLMPLDIDEVAPLPSRQNTSSIDTSIIPPVAVTTPLSASRLRLLQDTTMIESALDLDSLEEASVGRGSQAGLIKLGAV; translated from the exons ATGCCACACGTTACAAGAAAATGGGAACTCTTTCCTGGcagaaatatattttgctGTGATGGACGAGTTATGATGGCGCCGCAAACCAGCGTCTTTTACGTCACTGTGTGTTTGATCGCTGGGACTAGCGGATTATTCTTTGCATTTGA CTGTCCCTTTTTAGCTACCAACATAACTCCTGCAATACCAGTCATCGGTGGGCTACTTTTCATATTTGTCATGTCTACACTGTTTCGGACAAGTTTCAGTGATCCTGGTGTCATTCCGAGAGCGACACCTGACGAAGCTGCGTACATAGAGAAGCAAATTG aaGTACCTAACAATGATAACTCACCAACATACCGTCCTCCACCTCGGACGAAAGAAGTTTTAGTTAAAGGACAGcctgtgaaattgaaatactgTTTCACTTGTAAAATATTCAGGCCACCTCGAGCCTCGCATTGTAGCTTATGTGACAACTGTGTGg AAAGGTTTGATCATCACTGCCCATGGGTCGGAAACTGTGTGGGGCGAAGAAATTACAGATATTTCTATGCCTTTATTGTATCGCTGGCATTCCTATGTGTTTTTATATTTGCTTGTGCAATTACTCACCTCATAATGC TCACAAGAGATAATATAGCGTTCCTAGATGCTGTAAAAGTATCTCCTGGTAGCGTGGTCGTTGGtgtcgtttgttttttctccgtTTGGAGTATTTTGGGACTTGCAGGGTTCCACACGTACCTGACAACTAGCAATCAAACTACAAATGAAGAT ATAAAAGGTTCATTCACCAGTAAAAGGGGGCAGGAAAGTTTTAACCCATACAGTCAGGGCAATGTGTGTGGAAACTGTTTTTACGTTTTGTGCGGACCAGCACCTCCAAGCCTTATTG ATCGTAGGGGTATAGTGACTCCGGAATATAGAGCCGAGCAAGAAAGAGGCGGAGATGAAAATGTGATCGTTAATAACAAAACGTATGGTACTGTTAAAACTGTACAGCCCCAG ttgaaTGGCATAGGCGTATTCACAAATCCAAGCAACGAGGTTTCAGGctcaataaataatttgagTACTGCTCAACACTCTCCGTCTCAAGGTCGACGGATAGAATCAATCAACG gtaGCACTACAAATAGTGTAAGCCAGCTTGTCTCCAACGAAATCCCCTTAGCGTCACTTAGCTTGATGCCACTGGATATCGATGAAGTAGCACCATTACCTTCTCGCCAGAACACTTCGTCAATAGACACGTCGATTATCCCGCCTGTAGCTGTAACAACGCCATTATCTGCGTCTAGGCTCAGGTTGCTGCAGGATACTACAATGATTGAGTCAGCGCTAGATTTAGACTCATTGGAAGAAGCTAGCGTAGGTCGAGGTAGTCAAGCAGGTCTCATTAAATTAGGTGCAGTTTGA
- the LOC107224377 gene encoding synaptotagmin-15-like isoform X1, with the protein MKLHHIDDGLPFSRNATHGATTDAIDTVGGVLYPSIGAATSVLLLVIGGTLFALRRRLKQPSSVPSCEGIVVYPSQGPAPTFVTKDVVFNLPILHSANSTSDILADLDPEDLPLSMERPQPRTIRSNSFGSYGLGGSLGCLEPDLYKATPTEDPYPEGHIGRIWMKLSHEPKTEQLTVTLMKARNLPARPGGSCDPMVRLHLAPGDRRHVQSRQKRRDCNPKFDETFVLQVPNGDLSGKTLRISVIDGGRPKRNSTIGYAAVSLEGALPDGEPRIFQLDLDKEPPDHSARGEVLLSLQYNDHSGRLTLTVMEAKGLRQGVVEVCARATLSKHCKPLKTRRTALARPRQGCWPFSEALHFRLSGPDASLTGSLTVSLLARGTKERALGRVVLGPYMFARGPALEHWTAAFSKPREATQRWHTLS; encoded by the exons ATGAAGCTTCACCATATTGACGACGGGCTCCCATTCAGCAGAAATGCAACGCACGGTGCAACAACAGATGCAATCGATACTGTTG GGGGGGTCCTGTATCCTTCCATAGGAGCTGCAACCTCTGTGTTGCTCCTGGTGATAGGCGGGACGCTTTTCGCCCTTCGCCGTCGGCTGAAACAGCCGTCTTCCGTCCCCAGCTGCGAGGGCATAGTCGTCTACCCCTCCCAAGGACCAGCGCCAACCTTCGTCACGAAGGACGTCGTCTTCAACCTACCGATTCTCCATTCGGCCAACTCCACGAGCGACATATTAGCCGACCTTGACCCCGAGGACCTGCCGCTTTCCATGGAGAGGCCTCAGCCCCGGACAATACGGTCCAACTCCTTTG GAAGCTACGGCCTCGGAGGATCTTTGGGATGTTTAGAACCTGACCTGTACAAAGCGACGCCGACTGAAGATCCGTATCCAGAAGGTCACATCGGTCGCATCTGGATGAAGCTCAGTCACGAGCCAAAAACCGAACAGCTCACGGTGACACTGATGAAGGCGCGAAACCTGCCTGCACGCCCAGGAGGAAGCTGCGATCCTATGGTCAGACTTCACCTGGCTCCTGGAGATCGCCGTCACGTTCAGTCACGCCAGAAACGAAGAGACTGCAATCCGAAATTCGACGAGACCTTCGTTTTACAG GTTCCGAACGGTGATCTGAGTGGAAAAACGTTGCGGATATCGGTAATCGATGGCGGCCGTCCAAAGAGAAATTCGACAATTGGTTATGCAGCCGTGTCTTTGGAAGGGGCTCTTCCCGACGGCGAGCCGAGAATATTTCAGTTGGACCTAGACAAA GAACCGCCGGATCACAGTGCTCGCGGGGAAGTTCTACTGTCACTCCAATACAACGATCATTCCGGTCGTCTGACCCTGACAGTTATGGAAGCCAAAGGCCTGAGGCAAGGGGTCGTCGAAGTATGCGCGAGAGCGACCTTATCCAAGCACTGCAAGCCCCTGAAAACAAGGAGAACTGCTCTTGCCAGGCCCAGACAAGGGTGTTGGCCTTTCAGCGAGGCTCTCCACTTCCG GTTGAGCGGTCCTGATGCCAGTCTAACGGGGTCGTTAACGGTGAGCCTTCTTGCGCGTGGTACCAAGGAAAGAGCCCTGGGTCGAGTGGTTCTGGGACCTTACATGTTTGCCAGAGGTCCGGCGCTCGAGCACTGGACCGCAGCTTTTTCAAAACCCCGAGAAGCAACCCAGAGGTGGCACACGCTATCGTAA
- the LOC107224377 gene encoding synaptotagmin-15-like isoform X2 — protein MVRTVVAEQCARDLRSNKFHSAGYYPRGGVLYPSIGAATSVLLLVIGGTLFALRRRLKQPSSVPSCEGIVVYPSQGPAPTFVTKDVVFNLPILHSANSTSDILADLDPEDLPLSMERPQPRTIRSNSFGSYGLGGSLGCLEPDLYKATPTEDPYPEGHIGRIWMKLSHEPKTEQLTVTLMKARNLPARPGGSCDPMVRLHLAPGDRRHVQSRQKRRDCNPKFDETFVLQVPNGDLSGKTLRISVIDGGRPKRNSTIGYAAVSLEGALPDGEPRIFQLDLDKEPPDHSARGEVLLSLQYNDHSGRLTLTVMEAKGLRQGVVEVCARATLSKHCKPLKTRRTALARPRQGCWPFSEALHFRLSGPDASLTGSLTVSLLARGTKERALGRVVLGPYMFARGPALEHWTAAFSKPREATQRWHTLS, from the exons ATGGTTAGAACAGTCGTGGCTGAGCAGTGCGCGCGGGACCTTCGCTCGAACAAATTCCATTCTGCAGGCTACTACCCACGAG GGGGGGTCCTGTATCCTTCCATAGGAGCTGCAACCTCTGTGTTGCTCCTGGTGATAGGCGGGACGCTTTTCGCCCTTCGCCGTCGGCTGAAACAGCCGTCTTCCGTCCCCAGCTGCGAGGGCATAGTCGTCTACCCCTCCCAAGGACCAGCGCCAACCTTCGTCACGAAGGACGTCGTCTTCAACCTACCGATTCTCCATTCGGCCAACTCCACGAGCGACATATTAGCCGACCTTGACCCCGAGGACCTGCCGCTTTCCATGGAGAGGCCTCAGCCCCGGACAATACGGTCCAACTCCTTTG GAAGCTACGGCCTCGGAGGATCTTTGGGATGTTTAGAACCTGACCTGTACAAAGCGACGCCGACTGAAGATCCGTATCCAGAAGGTCACATCGGTCGCATCTGGATGAAGCTCAGTCACGAGCCAAAAACCGAACAGCTCACGGTGACACTGATGAAGGCGCGAAACCTGCCTGCACGCCCAGGAGGAAGCTGCGATCCTATGGTCAGACTTCACCTGGCTCCTGGAGATCGCCGTCACGTTCAGTCACGCCAGAAACGAAGAGACTGCAATCCGAAATTCGACGAGACCTTCGTTTTACAG GTTCCGAACGGTGATCTGAGTGGAAAAACGTTGCGGATATCGGTAATCGATGGCGGCCGTCCAAAGAGAAATTCGACAATTGGTTATGCAGCCGTGTCTTTGGAAGGGGCTCTTCCCGACGGCGAGCCGAGAATATTTCAGTTGGACCTAGACAAA GAACCGCCGGATCACAGTGCTCGCGGGGAAGTTCTACTGTCACTCCAATACAACGATCATTCCGGTCGTCTGACCCTGACAGTTATGGAAGCCAAAGGCCTGAGGCAAGGGGTCGTCGAAGTATGCGCGAGAGCGACCTTATCCAAGCACTGCAAGCCCCTGAAAACAAGGAGAACTGCTCTTGCCAGGCCCAGACAAGGGTGTTGGCCTTTCAGCGAGGCTCTCCACTTCCG GTTGAGCGGTCCTGATGCCAGTCTAACGGGGTCGTTAACGGTGAGCCTTCTTGCGCGTGGTACCAAGGAAAGAGCCCTGGGTCGAGTGGTTCTGGGACCTTACATGTTTGCCAGAGGTCCGGCGCTCGAGCACTGGACCGCAGCTTTTTCAAAACCCCGAGAAGCAACCCAGAGGTGGCACACGCTATCGTAA